In a genomic window of Sutcliffiella sp. FSL R7-0096:
- a CDS encoding helix-turn-helix transcriptional regulator, which translates to MLCNRVKELRARHGFSQSDLGSLVGVTRQTIGFIEKGEFSPSIALTLRLAKHLKVKVDELFWLEGEDEENE; encoded by the coding sequence ATGCTTTGTAATCGGGTGAAAGAATTAAGGGCTCGTCACGGGTTTTCCCAGTCTGATTTGGGCAGCTTGGTGGGTGTAACTAGGCAAACAATAGGCTTTATTGAAAAAGGGGAATTTTCGCCTTCCATTGCTTTAACTTTAAGGCTTGCCAAGCATCTGAAAGTAAAAGTAGATGAGTTATTTTGGTTAGAAGGAGAGGATGAGGAGAATGAATAA
- a CDS encoding DUF5694 domain-containing protein has translation MSNKPTFMILGTDHFEKSAVQDYAKTDELDIFSPRKQVEVCNVISCLKEFSPTKIVLEYPLKYQLKLTNEYQDYISGNFKISANERHQFGFQLAKELGHSNIFAVDWNEEVGVPDIFEYMQTHETKLSRRLFMNLERMVAEANEKARTSTIGEYLIFLNETQQVRKNHQLYMDIALIGENNDLIGAKWVANYWYYRNLLIYKNIKSLVCESDRLLVIYGVGHAHLLNQLAHEGGVFNIEYAGDYLKSLGSN, from the coding sequence ATGTCCAATAAACCAACATTCATGATATTAGGTACAGATCACTTTGAAAAGTCTGCTGTTCAAGATTATGCAAAAACCGATGAGTTGGACATTTTCTCACCACGCAAACAGGTGGAGGTATGTAATGTTATAAGTTGTTTGAAAGAATTTTCCCCTACGAAAATAGTGTTGGAGTATCCATTAAAGTATCAATTGAAACTAACAAATGAGTATCAAGATTACATATCTGGAAACTTTAAAATATCTGCTAATGAACGCCATCAATTCGGATTCCAATTAGCAAAAGAATTAGGTCATTCAAACATATTCGCAGTAGATTGGAACGAAGAAGTAGGTGTACCAGATATATTCGAATACATGCAAACGCATGAAACAAAATTGTCTAGGCGGCTATTCATGAATCTAGAAAGAATGGTAGCAGAAGCCAATGAAAAGGCTCGTACCTCAACAATTGGGGAATATCTTATTTTTTTGAATGAAACACAACAAGTGAGGAAGAATCATCAATTATATATGGATATCGCGTTAATAGGGGAGAATAACGATCTAATTGGTGCCAAATGGGTCGCAAATTATTGGTATTATCGTAATTTACTAATCTATAAAAACATAAAAAGTCTAGTCTGTGAAAGTGATCGACTATTGGTCATATATGGAGTTGGACATGCTCATCTGCTAAACCAATTAGCCCATGAAGGGGGTGTATTCAATATTGAATATGCTGGGGATTACTTAAAATCTTTGGGCAGTAACTAA
- a CDS encoding DUF4306 domain-containing protein codes for MSMKKTIPFGLAFLFFSIATFAAWYEGSGLIDDTFEWKHTAIITSWLNNGEVERENISQLDYFVYSIKFKPLFPIIMLVSFIYILVALGHKLIRQERSVYMFVVSLGILLLIGATFLIGSPTAGAKAFMFSQLIIASLLIGYSLIRSNRKIQLD; via the coding sequence ATGAGCATGAAAAAAACTATTCCGTTCGGTCTGGCATTTTTGTTTTTCAGCATCGCCACTTTCGCTGCTTGGTATGAGGGGAGTGGGTTGATAGATGACACTTTTGAATGGAAGCACACAGCAATTATCACTTCATGGTTGAACAATGGGGAAGTAGAAAGGGAAAACATATCACAACTAGACTACTTTGTATATTCCATTAAGTTTAAACCGCTCTTTCCCATTATCATGCTAGTAAGTTTTATTTATATATTAGTAGCTTTAGGGCATAAATTAATTAGGCAGGAAAGATCCGTGTATATGTTTGTAGTATCATTAGGAATTTTACTATTGATTGGTGCAACATTTCTAATAGGGTCTCCTACTGCTGGGGCAAAAGCGTTTATGTTTTCACAACTAATTATTGCGAGTTTGCTAATAGGATATTCCCTAATCCGTTCTAATAGAAAAATACAACTAGATTAA
- a CDS encoding ABC transporter ATP-binding protein — MGETILEASKLVKIYGDAGAEGATTAIDGVNLSINKGEFIAIMGPSGSGKTTLLHMMSGIDAPTSGEVLIAGREISEMNGDELALFRRKQLGFVFQEFNLLDSLTVKENILVPMVLEKKSVAEMEEKAKGLSELFGIDAILDKYPFNISGGQQQRTAVSRALVNDPTIIFADEPTGNLDSKSSTVIMECFEKIVKELSTTVVVVTHDVFAASYCRKVVFIKDGKIDSYIVRKGDRKEFLNQIMDNLAVLGGRSHDI, encoded by the coding sequence ATGGGGGAAACAATCTTAGAAGCCAGTAAATTAGTGAAAATATATGGGGATGCCGGTGCGGAAGGAGCAACAACTGCAATCGATGGCGTAAACCTTTCCATAAATAAGGGCGAATTCATCGCCATCATGGGTCCGTCTGGAAGTGGAAAAACGACATTGCTTCATATGATGAGTGGAATTGATGCACCTACATCTGGGGAAGTATTGATTGCAGGAAGAGAAATCAGTGAAATGAACGGGGATGAATTAGCCCTTTTCAGAAGAAAACAATTAGGGTTTGTTTTCCAAGAATTCAACCTGCTAGATAGTCTGACTGTGAAAGAAAATATACTAGTTCCGATGGTGCTGGAGAAAAAATCAGTGGCAGAAATGGAGGAGAAGGCGAAGGGACTATCCGAGTTGTTTGGCATAGACGCTATATTGGATAAATACCCGTTTAACATTTCCGGTGGGCAGCAACAAAGGACGGCCGTTAGTCGTGCTCTGGTGAACGATCCTACCATTATTTTTGCGGATGAACCAACCGGAAACCTGGATTCGAAATCATCCACAGTCATCATGGAGTGTTTCGAGAAAATTGTGAAAGAGCTCTCCACGACCGTCGTTGTAGTTACACATGATGTATTCGCCGCTAGCTATTGCCGAAAGGTTGTTTTCATTAAAGACGGAAAAATAGATTCCTATATTGTCAGAAAAGGAGACAGAAAGGAGTTTTTGAACCAGATTATGGACAATCTTGCCGTGTTGGGAGGTAGGAGCCATGACATTTAA
- a CDS encoding GDSL-type esterase/lipase family protein — protein MNKTIIYAAALMVVALIGAGFYNGYQDNKETTDSDQSSKTMVTLGDSLTYGVGDKSGEGYVENLEKLIQEEKGTNVKVRNYGIPGQESGGVVKQVKLTNIQNDIRNADYIILFIGTNDLIQSNGGDLNVINEEKIKEGAVEYEKNIQEILKTIRHENKDAPILFLGLYNSYPDSVEHENIIVEWNENSKKIVDDYERIKFISTNDLFKEKSKEYFSDSLHPNEKGYDLMTKKIVNEYDF, from the coding sequence ATGAATAAAACAATCATCTATGCTGCCGCCTTAATGGTCGTTGCTCTTATAGGGGCTGGTTTCTATAACGGTTATCAGGACAATAAGGAAACAACTGATTCGGATCAATCATCGAAAACAATGGTCACACTCGGTGACTCATTGACATATGGAGTCGGTGACAAGTCCGGTGAAGGATACGTAGAAAATTTAGAAAAACTGATCCAAGAAGAGAAAGGCACAAATGTAAAAGTGAGAAACTACGGCATACCCGGGCAAGAATCCGGCGGTGTTGTAAAACAAGTCAAACTTACTAACATTCAGAACGACATTCGCAACGCTGATTATATCATCCTCTTTATTGGCACCAATGATTTAATTCAAAGCAATGGCGGTGACTTAAATGTAATCAATGAAGAAAAGATCAAAGAAGGCGCGGTGGAATACGAGAAGAATATACAAGAAATTCTTAAGACGATTCGCCATGAAAATAAAGATGCTCCGATATTATTTCTAGGACTATACAATTCTTATCCAGATTCCGTTGAACATGAAAATATCATTGTCGAGTGGAATGAAAATAGCAAAAAGATAGTGGATGACTATGAGCGGATTAAATTTATTTCTACCAACGATCTTTTCAAGGAAAAATCAAAGGAGTACTTCAGTGATTCCTTGCATCCCAATGAAAAGGGATATGATTTGATGACTAAAAAGATAGTTAATGAATACGATTTTTAA
- a CDS encoding ABC transporter permease, whose amino-acid sequence MTFNQLVWKMAKGNKGKYLFYYLCNSFAVFFFFMYSTIYFNDSVVAVKESESIKDALSIPGAALVFFTVFFITYAHRIFTRRRKKEFALLMTLGMSKRDIAKLLLVENALIAFASIVSGILTGMVFSRLLFLLFIKFSGLGEVPFHLSQEMIVYSILTYLAIFLISVFITLYLTLRRTVSHNLKSDKVADMIKGRSPVFGLLGVILLIGSVVLFAIPSLAQGDAGGYLLLSTLGIFMSLYIVLSQGMSFLIKKAKKHKSYYFKRMLALSNLEYKFNQLVAIMLLITIMSMVTIFYTSMMLIVGAEGERQAINSNPYDLFYAETETRNTLTKEELFNIVDKPENPVEDYEKVNMFIFYQDDPYWEDAYYDFTFMGISDFNRIMDTEEILSEDELLEWINRDPKYVYDEGMYENGLILMDGNNPYQFKRKKFVMNDQLNSHRITPYSLLVVHDKVFQELSSDLVGDEVTLHLLNFKDWKQTEVVVEELKNTLENLSQNTLPFKSVRETFYEEDELEIFQPVSKISAYNVIKISSKIMFLVSSFISILFFFGSFILLYLTIFSNIEEEKAKYKKLFKIGITKKEMQTFVSKEMGVLFFFAPILGCTIAFIYILSFSQDVGGIMENLHSLLHFASVSGVYLTIQSIYYFYSRKKLLQELEF is encoded by the coding sequence ATGACATTTAATCAACTGGTTTGGAAGATGGCGAAAGGGAACAAGGGGAAATACCTATTCTATTATCTGTGCAACAGCTTTGCTGTGTTCTTCTTCTTTATGTATAGCACGATCTATTTTAATGATTCAGTGGTGGCGGTCAAAGAGAGTGAGAGTATAAAGGATGCATTATCTATACCTGGAGCAGCGCTTGTCTTTTTCACTGTATTCTTTATTACATATGCCCACCGTATTTTTACTAGGAGAAGAAAAAAGGAATTCGCACTCCTGATGACTTTAGGCATGTCCAAAAGGGATATCGCAAAACTATTATTAGTAGAAAATGCGCTGATTGCTTTTGCGTCCATTGTATCTGGTATCTTGACAGGGATGGTTTTTTCACGGTTACTATTCTTACTTTTCATCAAATTCTCTGGCTTGGGAGAGGTGCCATTCCATCTCTCACAGGAAATGATCGTTTATTCTATCTTGACATATCTTGCTATCTTCCTGATTTCAGTTTTTATCACTCTATACTTGACCTTGAGGAGAACCGTTTCTCACAATCTGAAAAGTGATAAAGTGGCAGATATGATCAAAGGTAGGAGTCCTGTTTTTGGGTTGCTCGGGGTCATCCTGCTGATTGGCAGTGTTGTATTGTTTGCCATCCCTTCCTTAGCCCAAGGAGATGCAGGAGGCTATTTGCTTCTAAGTACACTCGGAATTTTTATGAGCCTTTATATTGTCCTTTCTCAAGGAATGAGTTTCTTGATAAAAAAGGCGAAGAAGCATAAATCCTATTATTTCAAAAGGATGCTTGCTTTAAGCAATCTTGAGTACAAATTCAATCAGTTGGTGGCGATTATGCTCCTGATCACCATCATGAGCATGGTCACGATCTTTTACACAAGCATGATGTTGATTGTCGGTGCGGAAGGAGAAAGGCAGGCAATCAACTCCAATCCATATGATCTCTTCTACGCAGAGACCGAAACAAGGAATACGCTAACGAAAGAAGAATTGTTCAACATTGTTGATAAACCGGAAAACCCTGTTGAAGATTACGAGAAAGTGAACATGTTCATTTTCTATCAAGATGATCCATACTGGGAAGATGCCTATTATGATTTTACGTTCATGGGAATCTCTGACTTTAATCGCATTATGGATACAGAAGAAATATTGTCAGAGGATGAATTACTTGAATGGATAAATAGGGATCCAAAGTATGTATACGATGAGGGTATGTATGAAAATGGGCTTATACTCATGGATGGAAACAACCCTTATCAATTTAAGCGTAAAAAATTTGTGATGAACGACCAATTGAACTCTCATAGAATCACGCCATACTCGTTGCTGGTTGTACATGATAAGGTGTTCCAAGAGCTTAGTAGTGATTTAGTAGGCGATGAAGTCACCTTGCATTTATTGAATTTCAAAGATTGGAAGCAAACAGAAGTTGTGGTGGAGGAGTTGAAAAACACGCTGGAAAATCTGAGTCAAAACACGCTTCCCTTTAAAAGTGTCCGTGAAACATTCTATGAAGAGGACGAACTAGAAATCTTTCAACCAGTCTCTAAAATCTCAGCATATAATGTAATTAAAATTTCATCTAAAATCATGTTTCTGGTATCCTCGTTCATCAGTATCTTGTTTTTCTTTGGCTCTTTCATCCTGCTTTATCTTACTATTTTCTCTAATATAGAAGAGGAGAAAGCGAAATACAAGAAGTTGTTTAAGATTGGCATTACAAAAAAAGAAATGCAGACATTTGTATCAAAGGAAATGGGTGTATTATTCTTTTTTGCACCAATTCTTGGATGCACCATAGCGTTTATCTATATCTTATCCTTTTCACAGGATGTTGGGGGTATAATGGAAAATCTTCATTCTCTCCTGCATTTCGCGAGCGTTTCAGGGGTTTATTTAACGATTCAATCAATCTACTACTTTTACTCTAGAAAGAAATTGTTGCAGGAGCTGGAATTCTAA
- a CDS encoding Nif3-like dinuclear metal center hexameric protein: protein MNITKFNATINELFPRELLEEFNDDYGFTNTSNNMIKTIGYSTNLSIEVIEQAKAAQVDLIITHHDAWDFIYGLKDECTKRLKEYNISHFWIHGPLDYIDFGTCTSLMNRIGIDNIIRFSEYKNSSMPGIGELNEGKSFETLVEKMSTELNEPVRAWKNHGNKVKKVGVLTGAGHSTDHIKFALEQGCDTYITGEASLYSIQYAQFAGINLLVGSHTFTEKFGVESLALKIKGLNESIALIELKEEHFEMTPGK from the coding sequence ATGAACATCACAAAATTCAATGCCACTATCAATGAGCTTTTCCCTAGAGAATTGTTAGAAGAATTCAATGATGATTACGGATTTACCAACACATCCAATAACATGATAAAGACGATTGGATATTCAACCAACCTTTCAATTGAAGTAATAGAGCAGGCAAAAGCTGCTCAAGTTGATTTAATCATTACTCATCATGACGCATGGGATTTCATTTATGGATTGAAAGATGAATGTACAAAGAGATTAAAAGAGTATAACATAAGCCATTTCTGGATCCATGGGCCCCTGGATTATATTGATTTTGGGACATGCACTTCATTGATGAATCGAATTGGAATTGATAACATTATACGATTTTCGGAGTATAAGAACTCTAGTATGCCTGGTATAGGTGAGCTTAATGAAGGTAAAAGTTTTGAGACTCTTGTAGAGAAAATGAGTACGGAGTTGAATGAACCCGTCAGAGCGTGGAAAAACCATGGGAATAAAGTAAAGAAAGTAGGTGTGTTGACTGGTGCAGGCCATTCAACAGATCATATTAAATTTGCTTTGGAACAGGGATGCGATACTTACATAACTGGAGAGGCAAGCTTATATTCTATTCAATATGCTCAGTTTGCAGGCATAAACCTTTTGGTAGGAAGCCATACTTTTACTGAGAAATTTGGAGTAGAGAGTTTAGCGTTAAAGATAAAGGGCCTAAACGAAAGTATCGCGCTTATTGAATTGAAGGAAGAACACTTTGAAATGACTCCAGGAAAATGA
- a CDS encoding sensor histidine kinase: MDNRILKRFFKDRSLLISFYIFNMAAVITFFHLIEPANTEILYPFSVGVFLLIVYLLIDGYRYYQVNEAIEKKLANQHADMKVHTEEQKGFYNWIKKMNHEHSREKNEQIEKNRERLYFLSHWMHHLKTPVSVMDLIIQNEKNTKSSSEAIDKLQLENKRLHTAIEQGLTMIRMDSFENDLDIKSIDLLSSLRKVINNRKSEFIYQSVFPVLDSEEQAVFIITDQKWNEAMLDQIISNAIKYSSGKEGSKKIRFQVDIEEDDVILVITDEGVGIESYDLERVFEAFFTGENGRKYENSSGIGLYLCKKIADRLNHRISIESETSKGTTVTIRYLTKV, from the coding sequence ATGGATAATAGAATATTAAAGAGATTTTTCAAAGATAGAAGTCTCCTCATTTCGTTCTATATATTTAATATGGCTGCTGTCATCACCTTTTTCCATCTGATTGAGCCTGCTAATACAGAAATACTATATCCTTTTTCCGTAGGGGTATTTCTCCTAATTGTCTACCTTCTCATTGATGGTTACCGTTATTACCAGGTAAATGAAGCGATAGAAAAGAAGCTCGCAAATCAGCATGCAGATATGAAGGTGCATACAGAAGAACAAAAAGGTTTTTATAATTGGATTAAGAAAATGAATCATGAACATTCCAGGGAAAAGAATGAACAGATCGAAAAGAATAGAGAAAGGCTGTATTTCTTATCCCACTGGATGCACCACTTGAAGACACCGGTATCTGTTATGGACCTAATTATCCAGAATGAGAAGAATACAAAAAGCAGTTCGGAAGCTATTGATAAATTACAACTGGAAAATAAACGACTACATACTGCCATTGAACAAGGATTGACCATGATCAGGATGGACAGCTTCGAAAATGATTTGGATATAAAGTCAATCGACCTTCTATCATCCTTGCGTAAGGTGATAAATAATCGAAAAAGTGAATTTATCTATCAATCAGTTTTCCCGGTATTGGATAGTGAGGAACAAGCTGTTTTCATCATTACGGACCAAAAATGGAACGAAGCGATGCTAGATCAGATCATCTCCAATGCCATTAAATACTCAAGCGGAAAAGAAGGAAGCAAAAAGATAAGATTTCAAGTGGATATAGAAGAAGACGATGTCATACTAGTTATTACAGATGAAGGGGTTGGCATTGAGTCCTATGATCTAGAAAGAGTGTTTGAAGCATTTTTCACTGGGGAAAACGGGAGGAAATACGAGAACTCATCAGGTATAGGGCTGTACCTATGTAAAAAAATCGCGGACCGGCTCAATCATCGGATCTCAATTGAGTCGGAAACTTCCAAGGGGACTACAGTCACGATTAGATACCTTACAAAAGTGTAA
- a CDS encoding response regulator transcription factor, producing the protein MHKIMLIEDDRQLNELVGGHLARYGYVIYQPTDFQHIMEGFVKAQPDLVLLDINLPYYDGYFLCRSIRQQSTVPIIIISARSTEMDQIMAIELGADDYITKPFTFDLLHTKVKATMRRVYGEYAGKDSGSLAVGSLKINSQTLAAHFGEKREELSKNEYILLKKLMEQHNAYIPRETLIEEVWDSLTFVDDNTLTVNMTRIKQKLSSLGLPKVITSKRGVGYMLSVPTELGKTNG; encoded by the coding sequence ATGCATAAGATCATGCTTATTGAAGATGATAGGCAATTAAATGAACTTGTTGGAGGGCATTTAGCACGATACGGTTATGTGATATACCAGCCAACGGATTTTCAACATATAATGGAGGGTTTTGTAAAAGCACAGCCAGACCTTGTCTTATTAGATATTAATCTACCATACTATGATGGATACTTTTTATGCAGGAGCATTAGGCAGCAATCAACCGTTCCTATCATCATCATTTCTGCGAGAAGTACCGAGATGGATCAAATCATGGCAATTGAACTTGGAGCGGATGACTATATAACAAAACCCTTCACTTTTGACTTATTACATACAAAAGTAAAGGCAACTATGAGACGAGTTTACGGGGAATACGCAGGAAAAGATAGTGGCAGTCTAGCTGTAGGCTCATTGAAAATAAACAGTCAAACCCTTGCAGCTCATTTTGGTGAAAAGCGCGAAGAACTTAGTAAAAATGAATACATATTGTTGAAAAAATTAATGGAACAACACAATGCCTATATTCCAAGAGAAACACTGATAGAAGAAGTATGGGACTCGTTAACCTTTGTTGATGATAATACATTGACGGTCAATATGACTAGAATCAAGCAAAAGCTTTCTTCTCTTGGACTCCCAAAGGTCATCACAAGCAAAAGAGGAGTGGGCTATATGCTGAGTGTGCCTACTGAGTTAGGCAAAACAAATGGATAA
- a CDS encoding DUF2085 domain-containing protein, giving the protein MNEYLHAIITLRFFPCHRKKERSLVIGGRQFPMCYRCMSILLGYLAVVPLLWMAADIAFLKLLVLGVLLNFPMVVDGYTQLRGWRVSNNFLRSVTGLISGIGMSCIIVAGSFQFHRGIQALANFIDSFIT; this is encoded by the coding sequence ATGAATGAATATTTACATGCTATTATAACCTTACGTTTTTTTCCTTGTCATAGAAAAAAAGAACGCTCGCTTGTCATAGGGGGCAGGCAGTTCCCAATGTGCTACAGGTGTATGTCGATATTGCTAGGTTACCTTGCTGTGGTTCCATTGCTATGGATGGCAGCAGACATAGCATTTTTGAAATTGCTAGTACTTGGTGTTCTTTTGAACTTTCCAATGGTAGTTGATGGATATACTCAGCTACGTGGTTGGCGGGTAAGCAACAATTTCCTCCGATCCGTTACGGGGTTAATCAGTGGAATTGGTATGTCTTGTATTATTGTGGCAGGTTCCTTTCAGTTTCATCGAGGGATTCAGGCGTTGGCAAATTTCATTGATTCCTTTATTACTTGA